GCGGGTGAGCAGGTCCATGTCGAGGCCGTAGCGGGCGGCGTAGTAGGCGATCGGCAGACCGGTGAGGAAGATCACCACGCCCACGAAGAGGATCGCCCACATGGCGTTGGCGAAGCCGTAGTTCAGGGCGATCGTGCCGCCTATCGCTTCCAGCGCGAGGAAGGAGAGGGAGCCGAAGGCGGTGTTGGCGACGCGGAATTCGCTCCAGCGGCGGAAACGCTTGGGGGTGTAGCGCAGGGCGTAGTCCTCCATGGTTTCGTCGGCGACCCAGGAGTTGTAGTCGCGGCGGAAGCGGAAGATGGTTTGAGTACCGGGGGAGGGTGCAGCGCGATCGGGAAAGGCCATGGTCGGCGTGCATGCAAGAAACGTGGTCGTTTTTTGATGCCCGCTATGCACGTCTCGCTCGTGCGAGCGACTAGATCGCGGCGTTAGTGCTTAGTCAAGCGATCTTTGCTCGATTAATGCCGTCGATTCGAAATTGCCGATAGTGGCATTCCAATGTTGTCTGGCGAAGAGCGATAAAACTGATTCTCAATGGCCTATTCTGCGAGTGCGTTAACAGCGCGACAGCCTCAATCCAAAGTCATCAAGGTAAACATGAAAAAACTTAAATCGTCGGCGATTTGTCTGGTCACGCTTGCTGCCGCATTCGTCGCAGCAGGGGCAGCTTCGGCAGAGGATTTTGATAAAAATAAATTGTTGATCAATCGGCCTGATCAGCCATTAAATTCACAAGATCTCACATACGTCCCAGTAGATTTCGTCGCGTTAAAGACCACGGAAAAGATGATCCTCGCAAGCATGTCTAGCACCAAGTGCTGCGCGTCTGGCACCTGCGATAGCGCAGGCTACGGGCCGGAGGTCTTATGCGATTTCATGCCCGGGGCATCTATATGCTGGTAGTTCAATAAACACGCGGGGCGTAAAGCCCCTTCATTCATGTCTTCATACTTGATTATTAATCGTCATAGTTCGATCGATCCTTATTTGGAGGACTTGGCAAATATATATTCTTCGAATGGATGGGGGTCTAGTTATCAACGGCCGTTGTTGAGGCGGATGTACAGCAATTGCGAATTTTTTTTAGCGCTGAATGGCGGGACGGCGGTTGGTCTCCTCAGGGCGTTCGGAGATGGGGTAACCGTTACACACCTTAGTGAAGTTCTTACCGAAAGATCATTTCATCGGAATGGTGTGGCCACCGCTTTGATGAATGTCTTCGTAAATGAATTCAAGCACACCGCAATTTACGCAGAAGCGCTGGATGAGTTGATTGTGCCAACATTAAAAAAATTCAATTTTCAGTCAAAGGCTAGACTTCATGCATATGCAAGAAAAGCAACTTTTGAACGCTGATATTGAACGCCTGCAAGCTTTTGAAGACGGTATTCGGGTGATGGGGCGGACCTTCGCCAGGGCGGCTTTCGCCGACAAAGCTCAACTCAATGAGATTTGTCAAGAAGATCTAGCCAATCAAGTTGCTGAACAGGGTGTCGAAAAAGCGCGCGAAATGTTTGGCCCAATGATGATGTGGGTTTATGCAGCAAAACTGGACACTAAAGCCGCCTCTAGAAAATTATCTGCTCATGGTTTCCTTCAAATCCAGGATTTGTGGCAATCATTTATGTTATCGCGATGCTCGGCTCTGCTTGCGCAAATTTTGGATGCCCAGAAATTGCTTGATCAAAAGATCAGATGTGTTGAGGTGCTTGCTGGGGATCCGCACAACGGCGCGTTTCAGCCAATCAAGTTCCAATTGAGGGGTCAGAAGTCGACTGACTTTTTGCACAAAGCTGTTGACCCGGCGCCAACTATTCTAGTAAGCGAGTTGGCCTCTTATCTTTCCGAGCGGCTGGGCATTCAAAATTTTGTCGACGGCGTCATTGCCCACTCACATGGTTCTTACGTTCGGGAATTTTTTCCTGTCAGTAAGCCTCGCTGCGCTGCAGAGATCGAGCATTATTTTTATGTATTCGGCGTCATCTCTAGCGTGGCTTCGTGGCTAGAAATTACAGATCTTCACTTTGAGAATATTATTTCAACAAATAAAGGTGCAAAAATTATAGACATCGAGTTTATTTTATCAAACTCCCAATATCAAAAAAGTCAATGGTCGCACAAAAATTCGGGCTTGTTTGAGCCTGGTACATCCCCCATTGGTCAAGTCAGTAATCACACGAACATCCTGCCGCGATATGCTTTGTCAGGGTCGGAAATTATGTACACCCACATAAGTCCTACGCATGCCAATCATCATATTATTAAGGGTGCAGACAATCAGCCGGTTTCTGCCGTGAAATACGTGAAATCTGTTTCGGCGGGCGCCGTGGCTGCTGACAAGATCCTCAAGAATTGCAATTTATGTGTATTTAAAACATCGGCGGAAATTTTGTCACGCAGTCATAAGATTCGATGTTGGATACGAGGCACGGCTTATTACAAAATTCTACAGATACAACTTTGGCTGCCTCCACATGAATTGGGCGAGCGAATTGAATGCGCTCGTCGAAAGCTGCTGAGTAAAAAGGGTATTAATCGCGAAATTTCCGAGGTGGTTAAACAAAGAATAGTAGACGCCGAATTGCATGACTTGTTGCGAGGGGACATTCCATACTTCTGGATTGATGGGCAGACCGGAGATTTGTGGCATTCGAGCGGCCTCATTCAAAAAAACTTTGGTTGTTCAACCGAAGCCGCCATAAAGAGCCGTTGGAAGAGATGGGCGTGTCGAAGCCCGGAAAGAAAAATGTCAGATATTCTCTTGCGGATGCACAACGGTAAATAGAAATGTATGAAAAACATATGTTCTGACGCGACTGCTATCTGGTGCCTAAGTCAGGGAGCAGTTGACTGAGGTAGCTGTCAACGCTGATGGCGGTTCTTGTTCCGCGACCAATCGGGCTCACAGCGAATATCTAACCTGCCGGGATACGCAAGTCACCAAAGAAGCGCTAAGAGCGAGTTCGAGGCTCGGTCGGGCTATTGCTTCGCTCGTTTTCGGGGAATGTGCCATCCATCGCTCTTTCGACAACAGTTTGGACAAGGGTTGATCGGGGGCCTCGGCCCCTGCTTGCAGGGTCAGGCTGAGAGGGTAGGGACAAGTGGCCGCACTGAGCGCGTTGAGGGGGGCGCGCTGCCTTGATCGCCATGACGCCGTGAATGCTGGTCCGGAGCGCTCTCGCATAGCGAATGGACATGCGACCTGATTGCCACGCGCGGCCGGACACTTCCCTGGCAGTGCTTTCGTCGCCGCACTTGCCGGTGCGACGACCGCTCCTTTGCGGCGCACCAGTGCCGTTTCGCTGCCCTGCTCCGTCGAGCGCAGCGCAGACCCCCCGCCGAGCGCAGTGATGGCCGTCCCAGGCCGAGCGAAGCAATGGCCTGTGTGGTGTTCGGGGTCCCCTGTGGTCGAGAGCGAGGAACGGAGGTTTTGCGGATAAGGGCTGGCGGCTGTCTGAGCGAAGCGAGTTCCGCCAGACCCCGCAAAACCGAGTACCGCAGCGTGTCCGAAGGACCTCGCCCACCGGGGTCGCCTTTCTTTGGTTACTTTCTTTGGCGAAGCAAAGAAAGTGACTCGCCCGCCGGGGCGAAATCCCGGCCTCTGCCCTCCGCAGGAGAAGCAGCCCACGCAGTGGCACAGCCCTCCGCAGGAGACACAGCCCACGCAGTGGCAAGCAGCGAGCAGAAGACAGCAGCCCACGCGGTGGCACACCGCCGAGCACGGTGCAAAGCCCACCCAGTGGCACTAATCGATCAACCCTCATTGTCGGCAAATGTCCGACATCCCCCCGCGCACAGCACCTACGTTAAACGACGTATGTGCCCCGTCAAGGGTTCTCCCTAATCTTCGCTGCAGCCCGGCTTTCGACGCTTTCGAAACCGCCGGTCCACCCCCTCAACCGCAGCAGGAACCCCTCTCCATGAAGTTCTCCTCCGACGCTCCCGAATCCGGCGCCCCCCAGGCCGACGCCAGCCGCCGCCGCCTGCTCCAGGCCCTCGGCGCCGCTTCCGTGGCGGGCATCCCGAGTTTCTCGCACGCCCAGGCCACCTCGGCGGTGAACACCACCAAGCTGGCGGTCACCGACTCCGAGGTCACCGTCGGCCAGCTGCATTCGGCCACCGGCACCATGGCGATCTCGGAGACCGGGTCGATCCAGGCCGAACAACTCGCCATCGACCAGATCAACGCCATGGGCGGCGTGCTCGGCCGCAAGATCAAGGTGATCAAGGAAGACGGCGCCTCCGACTGGCCGACCTTCGCCGAAAAGGCCAAGAAGCTGCTCATCAGCGACCACTGCGCGGCTGTGTTCGGCTGCTGGACCAGCGCCTCGCGCAAGGCGGTGCTGCCAGTCTTCGAGAAAGAAAACGGCCTGCTCTACTACCCCACCTTCTACGAGGGCCTGGAGCAGTCCAAGAACGTGATCTACACCGGCCAGGAAGCCACCCAGCAGATCCTCTACAGCCTCGACTGGGCGCAGAAGGAAAAGAAGGCCAAGAGCTTCTTTCTCATCGGCTCGGACTACATCTGGCCGCGCACCTCGATGAAGATCGCGCGCAAGCACATCGAGAACTTCCAGAAGGGCAAGGTCGTCGGCGAGGAGTACTACCCGCTGGGCAGCACCAACTTCGGCTCGCTGATGAACAAGATCAAGGTGCAGAAGCCCGACTGCCTGTTCGTGGCCGTGGTGGGCGGCTCCAACGTGGCCTTCTACAAGGCGTTGAAGGCCGCCGGCATCACCGGCGACAAGCAGCTGCTGGTGACCCTGGCGGTGACCGAGGACGAGATGACCGGCGTGGGCGGCGAGAACTTCAAGGGCTTCTACTCGTCCATGAAGTACTTCCAGTCGCTCGACAACGAGAACAACAAGAAGTTCGTCGAGGCCTTCAAGGCCAAGTACGGCCCCAACTCGGTGATCGGCGACGTGACCCAGGCCGGCTACCTCGGCCCCTGGCTGTGGAAGGCGGCGGTGGAAAAAGCCAAGAGCTTCGACGTCGACAAGGTGGTGGCCGCTTCGCCGGGCATCGAGCTCAAGACGGCGCCCGAAGGCTACGTGAAGCTCGACGCCAACCACCACCTGTGGAGCAAGTCGCGCATCGCCCAGGGGCAGGCGGATGCGACGTTCAAGGTGGTGTCCGAATCGCCGGACCTCATCAAGCCTGACCCGTTTCCCAAGGGGTACCAGTGACCACCCCCAGGCTTGCGCAGCGCTGCGCGCTGTAGCCACCACCCCCCTTCAAGGGGGCCACGCTGGCCGTCCGGGGGCCTGGCTCGCCCCCAGGCTTGCCCACTTCGTGTGGCCGCCCACCCCCTGCCGGGGGCGACACCAGCGGTCCGGCAAAGCCGGTCCCGCGGTGTCCCACACGGGGCTTCGCTTCGCTTGCCGAAGCGGCGCCCTGTGATCGTCTGTTCTTGATTGGAATCCGGAGCCGCTGATGACGCTTTCAGAGATGCTGAATATCGGCCTGATGCAGGGCTTCGCGGGGCTGAGCCTGTTCGCGGTGCTGCTGCTGATGGGTCTGGGGCTGGCCATCATCTTCGGCCAGATGGGCGTGATCAACATGGCGCATGGCGAGTTCATGACCATCGGCGCCTACACCATCTACCTCGGCTCCACGCTGGTCGGCTCGCATGCGCCGGCGCTGTTGCCCTATTAC
The nucleotide sequence above comes from Xylophilus sp. GOD-11R. Encoded proteins:
- a CDS encoding GNAT family N-acetyltransferase, giving the protein MSSYLIINRHSSIDPYLEDLANIYSSNGWGSSYQRPLLRRMYSNCEFFLALNGGTAVGLLRAFGDGVTVTHLSEVLTERSFHRNGVATALMNVFVNEFKHTAIYAEALDELIVPTLKKFNFQSKARLHAYARKATFER
- a CDS encoding DUF4135 domain-containing protein; the protein is MHMQEKQLLNADIERLQAFEDGIRVMGRTFARAAFADKAQLNEICQEDLANQVAEQGVEKAREMFGPMMMWVYAAKLDTKAASRKLSAHGFLQIQDLWQSFMLSRCSALLAQILDAQKLLDQKIRCVEVLAGDPHNGAFQPIKFQLRGQKSTDFLHKAVDPAPTILVSELASYLSERLGIQNFVDGVIAHSHGSYVREFFPVSKPRCAAEIEHYFYVFGVISSVASWLEITDLHFENIISTNKGAKIIDIEFILSNSQYQKSQWSHKNSGLFEPGTSPIGQVSNHTNILPRYALSGSEIMYTHISPTHANHHIIKGADNQPVSAVKYVKSVSAGAVAADKILKNCNLCVFKTSAEILSRSHKIRCWIRGTAYYKILQIQLWLPPHELGERIECARRKLLSKKGINREISEVVKQRIVDAELHDLLRGDIPYFWIDGQTGDLWHSSGLIQKNFGCSTEAAIKSRWKRWACRSPERKMSDILLRMHNGK
- the urtA gene encoding urea ABC transporter substrate-binding protein, translating into MKFSSDAPESGAPQADASRRRLLQALGAASVAGIPSFSHAQATSAVNTTKLAVTDSEVTVGQLHSATGTMAISETGSIQAEQLAIDQINAMGGVLGRKIKVIKEDGASDWPTFAEKAKKLLISDHCAAVFGCWTSASRKAVLPVFEKENGLLYYPTFYEGLEQSKNVIYTGQEATQQILYSLDWAQKEKKAKSFFLIGSDYIWPRTSMKIARKHIENFQKGKVVGEEYYPLGSTNFGSLMNKIKVQKPDCLFVAVVGGSNVAFYKALKAAGITGDKQLLVTLAVTEDEMTGVGGENFKGFYSSMKYFQSLDNENNKKFVEAFKAKYGPNSVIGDVTQAGYLGPWLWKAAVEKAKSFDVDKVVAASPGIELKTAPEGYVKLDANHHLWSKSRIAQGQADATFKVVSESPDLIKPDPFPKGYQ